From a region of the Longimicrobium sp. genome:
- a CDS encoding DUF4388 domain-containing protein, translated as MAIEGPLRELALSDVFQLLDLSRKTGTLTVSHEARHQPAVVLFDRGGVVGAQLGDGQDRLGHLLLRAGKVAERHVVAARRLQELVPGKPLGAILVEEGVVSVQDVARQLRFQIQEAVFELMQWKDGYFRFEEGQPPSPGPVTIRVPTESLLMEAARRIDEWSTLESKIPHMEVVPALVHEPGDDAVLDLHPAEWEVLAEIDGQRSLKTISGALGRGDFEVAKIVWGLVSTGVVDILEEAPAEPAVMAWERPLRDAMSEADRLLNEGQPDAARRLLEDLARANPERAEVWTLLARAQRRVGRRPEALLTLSRAASLDPLSAPVHYHLGFAAAHTGDLRRARDAWSTYLRLEDGDTARRGQAERARDAADVLLAALDEEAA; from the coding sequence ATGGCGATCGAAGGACCTCTCCGCGAGCTCGCGCTCAGCGACGTCTTCCAGCTCCTGGACCTGAGCCGCAAGACGGGCACGCTCACCGTCAGCCACGAGGCGCGCCACCAGCCGGCCGTCGTGCTCTTCGACCGCGGCGGCGTCGTCGGTGCGCAGCTCGGCGACGGACAGGACCGCCTGGGCCACCTGCTGCTGCGCGCCGGCAAGGTGGCCGAGCGCCACGTGGTGGCCGCGCGCCGCCTGCAGGAGCTGGTGCCCGGCAAGCCGCTCGGCGCCATCCTGGTGGAGGAGGGCGTCGTCTCGGTGCAGGACGTGGCTCGGCAGCTCCGCTTCCAGATCCAGGAAGCCGTCTTCGAGCTGATGCAGTGGAAGGACGGCTACTTCCGCTTCGAGGAAGGCCAGCCCCCGTCACCCGGCCCGGTGACCATCCGCGTCCCCACCGAGTCCCTGCTGATGGAGGCGGCGCGGCGGATCGACGAGTGGAGCACGCTGGAGTCCAAGATCCCGCACATGGAAGTCGTCCCCGCGCTGGTGCACGAGCCGGGCGACGATGCCGTGCTGGACCTGCACCCCGCCGAGTGGGAGGTGCTCGCCGAGATCGACGGCCAGCGCAGCCTCAAGACGATCTCCGGCGCGCTGGGGCGCGGCGACTTCGAGGTGGCCAAGATCGTGTGGGGCCTCGTCTCCACCGGCGTGGTGGACATCCTGGAGGAGGCCCCCGCGGAGCCGGCCGTCATGGCGTGGGAGCGCCCGCTGCGCGACGCCATGAGCGAGGCCGACCGCCTCCTGAACGAGGGCCAGCCGGATGCGGCCCGGCGCCTACTGGAGGACCTGGCGCGCGCAAACCCCGAGCGGGCGGAGGTGTGGACGCTGCTGGCGCGGGCGCAGCGCCGAGTGGGGCGCCGGCCGGAGGCGCTGCTGACCCTCAGCCGCGCGGCCTCGCTGGATCCGCTCTCCGCACCCGTGCACTACCACCTGGGCTTCGCGGCGGCGCATACGGGCGACCTGCGCCGCGCGCGCGACGCCTGGAGCACCTACCTGCGCCTGGAGGACGG